In Cyclopterus lumpus isolate fCycLum1 chromosome 2, fCycLum1.pri, whole genome shotgun sequence, the genomic stretch AGATGGGTAAGTGTGCGTGAGTCATGTTGGTCGGGATTCTGGGTCGGAACGAACTCTACGGGGATTTAAGATCAATTAAACTTTTCCCACATTCTTGTGTGTTTTCCGAGAAACCCTGAATACAGTTCCAGCTAAAGCTAAAAATGTCTGGGCTGATGGAAGTGGACTCAGTGCTCAGTGCTGCAGAGTTTTGCACAAACAGCCAACCCAACTTGTTATCTTATTAAAGAAATGTGCTTTCATTTCTTTAATAAGAGAGTGAACGATTATAATCCGTTGATTGCCATCTGTGCACGATGTGGCTGCAGATAGACTGAGATACCTTTTGACCTTCTCTCCACGTGGCTTCCAGACGCGCTGGACTCAGGTCTGCTGGCTCTCTGTGGGCCCAACCGGGTTCTGCACGAGTCCACCTGCGAGTGCGTTTGTCGGAACGGACTCACCGAGGACAGCTGCGATCCGGGATGGAAACTGGACCACACCACCTGTAAGGAGGGTTTTCACTTACTGAACATATTTGATTTACATTACACCGCTGTGTGAAAGAGAATTGAATGCCATGGGATCTTCTAGAGGATCTgaagaaagaacaaacaaacacgaggGAGAGTCACACAACAGACGCTCACGCTTGAATAGGGTTGCCAAAAGCGGTCGAGCTTTGGGAAAGGAGGGCTCCGCGCAACCATCGACAAACAAGTCAGGACCTGACCGCCAGATATttggcggcaccgacaacaaacGGGGCGGCGCAATCTGATAGTTTGTATTTTCACGACCAGACGAAACTCTCTCCCAATCTTCTCTCAGGTGAATGCCAGTGCGAAGGTCAAGGCGAGGGGAAGTGGTGCCCCACCGGCCAGCGGTGGGACGACGAGCTGTGCGGCTGCGTCTGTGCCGCAGAGTGTCCCGGGAACCAGCCCCTGAACCCCGACACCTGCCTGTGTCAGTGCAGAGAGAGCCAGCACTCGTGTCTGCGGCAGGGCAAGAGGTTTAACCCAAAGTCCTGCAGGTAGGAGCACTCCGGGTCTCTAAAGATCTTTATCTTATATATTAATCGTTGTTTGCATTCACAGGTCGTCGGTTACTCTTTTCCTAATTCCACAGTTGcatcaaatacaaaacaatccACGATCTGATATTTTAAACGTGCAGTTCCAGAAAACTTCCAGCTGTTCTGCTTTTGACAATAATATGAACACTTTCATCGCGTTAACTGGAAGGAACTAGCGATAATAACATAACTGTATTGGCACGGTTGATATTTGCATGTTTAGATGATGCCTTTCACTTCCAAATGGAAATGCAGTTCACCACCAGTTACCTGAACCAGTGGTTCTACTGGGCAAACTGGTTCTGCCTCCTGTATTAGGCCTAGTTTAGCCTGGGTCTTCGCCCTGGGAGAAAGCAAGCGAACCCTCAATGGACATGTCAGACATTCCAAACTCGCAAAAGAACAACTTTCTTCCCTCGTTTTCTAGAGCTCACATGTCTCCATGTGACCTTTTATGGACACGCGGTggacccacaaaaaaaaaaaaaaagaaaccctcgACCCCTCggctgcgtgtgcgtgtatcgCATGCGTGCCGCCGTTCCCACAGCCGGCACGCAAAAGCCTCGACCTCCCTCTGACCCctctgggggtgggggtgggtggggggtgcattaaaaaaacacattaatgcagaCATGAGATATGAGATGTGAGGGATTTCTCATCCGGATTAATGTGGGAAGCTCACAGacaacgaacacacacacacacacacacacacacacacacacacgcacgcacacacacgcgtgagCGCAAGTGACCTTTCACGTTTCCTAGCAACCGGTTTCCTAGCAACCGGTTTACACATCACAAGTCCTTACGAGCGTGGACACTTCAGAGGTTTCAATGGTGCAAACGgattacattaaaacaattgaGTATCCACACAGTTTTAATGGTTTCTTAGTTAGTATTCGTTGTTTTtgtctatttatatatattttcttaaagGTTTGATTCAACATCTGGTCACAGGAGGTGGTCCACGAGAAGACGATACACCTACTGTGATTTAGAAGATGAGACTTCCCAGAATTGTTGGCCATATTATTCCCGTCTCTTTGAGTAGTTactccctctttttctcacGCACAGAATCGTTTGATGCACCCTGGATCAAGGTTTTCATCTAAAAGGGAATGTGAAGATCTGGATAATTGATAGCATCCATGCCAAGAGAGCATAAGCTCCccagtgtttttatttcttctctgttcctccacCCTTCCCgtcaaaaatattattttccaaATCCTCCTTTTTCTGTCCTGTTGTATAATcactttcttctccttctttccatCTTCCCTCCTCTGTCTAGTTGTTACCGGTTGCCTTGCAGAAAGCCCCGGCGTGTGTGCCAGACTGGTTTTTACTACAGCCACCAGGTCTGCCAGTGCATCCCCAACTACATGAGGCCTGAGTGGAATTGACCAATCGCGGGAAGGCCGAGGAGCGAGACTGCAGGTGAAGCCATTTAGCCCAGAAAGCTTTTTGTGGACATCAAAGAGGAAGTGCCTCTTGAGGGGAAGGTGGACCTACACATGGATTAAAACCGCAGCACTTAGAGGAGTTGTGTTAATGCCGTCTGTGCATCCGACACCCAAAGGAACGGCAGGAGCTCTTTCCCCAGTGACACTCGGACAAAAAACGCCATCCGTATGCAGTTaaactcgtaaaaaaaaagtaagtaatCTCAGCCAAAGACAAAACGAGGAGATACATCTGGCTCCCACGACACCAAATCACACTCAAAAAGCAGGACAGCGAGGACCAATCAGCCGCTGAGTCAGCGCTCATCCCCGCAGCGACGTGTTCGAGCAAGACATTCAACCACCGCATGCTGCAGAGACGCCGCTCACGACCGTGTGAAATGGaaagtggaataaaaaataataacagagcagacttttttttgttgttgttgtttttcttctttttttttaatagattaaAATGAGCTTCAGGCACTTTGGCAGGCTTGAGTCATGAGCTGTTTTGAGAGGTTGAAGGATGTATTTTGCAGAAATCCCTGTAATGTTTTGTTGCCGGGGGTCTCGTGACCCTCTTTTAGAAGAAAGGTGGATCCACTCAGAGCCCCTGAGAGGGGATGGAGTGAAGCTCTAGATGCAGATAAAATGTCTTCTTACGTAAAAGTCTAAACTTCTAAAAGATGTTTAAATTagtttaattaaacaaacaGCTGTTATATCGTCCAGCTCCTACTTGCTCTTTGAACATCTCGCGTGGCCGACTCCAATCACTTCTAATTTAACTTTCACACTCTCGGTAatattatttgtaaatatttttaatcttttttttttcgtattTAAAAGTAGATCAGGTGGAGTTgtaaaaatactgtatttaCTGTATTGTTTTGGCAATGAAACTATTTACATGTCTTTGTACCCCCTGcggtttttaattattattattattattattgtgaatttgaattgtgtttttcaaatcGTCCATTTGCCTGCACTGCAAGATACATTTTAGCctctgccattaaaaaaaaaaatagtttggtTTGAAGATTTATTGCAGTGTAGAGATTATTGTCGTGTTTGTTGGATGCATTGTTTTCAGgctgttaaatatttaaagtagTTATGAAGTATTGATTAAAATCCATGTCAGACTGATAAGTTTGTGTCCCTTTTTAtgttaaatattgttgttttttttagggtactctggcagcgacAACCTGtgagaaatataaaaagcaTCTACTGTatgttgtatatatacattttaaataatatgtcttattttattttgtcatttaaagcAACACTATGTAACTTTTGCTTAAAACCGGCAACTGTGGCTACGACCAACGATTATGGGACGATGTTGACGTGCTGAACATGTTTGGAGAAATATTGTTTAgcatttaaaactaaaaatgacttatgataataatgaatatatatatatatatatataggacaACAATCAGCCACCATAGTAGACCAACTGAGGCTGTGGCAGCAAACCCCCTGAATGTATTGAACTGAgcaattgtttattttattgccCATGAAttaaacttttcatttgtatgaGGAACAACGTGCTATTTTGTGTATAAAAGGTTTTTCCTCTAAATTTAAAATCACGCCGGttactttctttttgttccaaTTTTATCTATAAAAACGGTTGAATGTCGTAGAAATCCAAGTAACATGTCGTTGTTTTCTTCCCAGAAATATAACACATATAACAATATACTTTTTGTGTCACTgctcctttatatatatatagcatgtaAGCTTTCCTGGGAACTAGAAGATGACTTTGCTTACGTTTCAGATGACAATCTCGTGAAAGGTACCACACCTGTAGGAACTTGGCTCTGGTTTCTTCCCGTCTGCGTCTACCACAATAAACAATATTGACTCAGATGGGGAAACAAAGAGATCACCTTTCCGTCCGGCCCCTCGTGGCCTCTGGGAAACGCCTCCCTCGCCGCCCTGTGTGCGTGACGAATGGCCGAGTTCATCCCAGTTACCCGGGCCTCAGCTGACTGTTTTAGTACACGATGTGCGGACAGAAGAATAGAGAATGCTCAGCAGGGTTAATATCCACGTTGGCTGCTCcacttacagtattaatgcGACGCATTGTGCAAAAGATTGCCGTGAAGCAGGCCGTGAAATTGCAGGCGGCGAGAGGCGCCAGTCGAGCGCAGCTGTGGGCTTCAGCTCCTTTtcaaaagaaggaaaatgtcatttcattttttttttttttcaaactttcaaTAGTTTTCTAAACACGCAACCTTTGCAACTCACTCTGGTTTTAGCTTTTTGAAGTCGTCTCGTGTGGTGGATCGCAAACGTCGGCGAGGTTGGACACGAGGTGAGGATTCATCTTGAGAGGGGTCGTAATAATTCTATTATTCACTTCACAGTcaaaaacagataaaaaggTGCCAtttcaagttttattttttttattacttcaaGAACAAAATATAAACCCCTTAGCTCTCGACAACCCATCTTATATAATACGCGATTGAAACTCtttcaaaaatatttacaaaagataaaaaataaaatttaaaataaatataagccGCAGGCCCTCCCCGGTaacaaccttttaaaaactgTGGTTGTTTATTACTTTCTCTTTGAAGGAAAGAGAAATCACAATGTTTCTAAGGTCTTGGACACTTCAGTCAAGATACAAATCTATgtttaaatgagaaaaatataaaatacgaGCCAGAATAAACTCAAAATGATCATGAGCAAAACATATTAGTGGGACACTAGTTGGTCGTAGTTATTGCTAAAGGAAATACAGCTTGATGGATGGTGACTGGAAGCCTTTTCTCAAATCCCTCCAGTGATAAATACAGTGAAACTATTTAAGTTGAGAGCAACTTATAACATCTTATGCTTTGCAAGAGGAAAAACATTATTAACAGAGATTGGTGGGCAGTGCCCCCTACTGGTTACTCAAGGCGAGGACTAGCGCAGACCTAATGAAGCCCATAGGGATATAAGAAATACAATTAGTATTTAAACAAGAATTATACATAACTTTTCCCCAAAGAACGTCAACTCTAGAAAATTACACGCAACCATAAGATGTTAAAAATAGCGTGACTTTTAGAGTCACTTTGAGGGTTTAAGCAGAAAGAAATTGAGTGCAAAAAGCAAACAATGGCATCGTATGGCTTACTGATGTGAAACATATGCATCCTAGTGATAGCAGGAGCAGCCTCGGCGTCTTgcgtcagtgttttttttttcttcttcttcttcttttcacagCTTTCAAGAGTCCAGACTTTTAAAAGCCACACTTCTTAATCTCCGCTCCCCGAAGGGAAGCAGCTGGAAACAGCGCGGCGGCTCCAGAGCAGGCACTTCAGTACTCGCCGTTCTCTGGCAACGGTCTGACTGGGACTCAGTTCAGTTCTCCATCTTCGCGTTACAGGCACACGCTGCAGTGAAAGTCGGgcgactcccccccccccacacactttttttccccgGGTCTCCAGATGAACGGCGTCGTTGCCCTCGGAGACGAGCAAGTCGTCCGGAGAGCGCCGGTCCGTCCGGTGTGCGGGTTTACGATGCGTCCAAAACGCCAATTCACTTTGACTTTATTGGACCCGTCAAACTGTCCCCTGAAaccggaaagagagagaatacgaCCTCATGAGACGCTtgcacacattaaaacatgCTGGACTTGAGGTGTGTATTACATTTGAAGACTACGTGTAAAGATGCTATCTTTTAAATGGGGATCTATTGCCTTAATGCCAGTGATTGATATTAAATATTGCCCATTTTATTCACTATAAAAGGCCGATGAGACAATTTCTTTACGCCCTTCAAAGGTGTCTCTAAAACTGGGAGGGGCCTTACTGCTCCACCTGGTGGGACGATGTCTATATATGGATCTCTCAGACACATGTCGACTATTAAATGCAAGTTCTTTTACCCTCGTCGTCAGAGTCGAACCCGAAGAGGTTGGAGCACTTCTGCAGCTGGTGGTGACTCTGCAGCTCCTCGGCACTGTTGAACGTGGCGAAGCAGTTGGCGCACCGGCGTCTTTGCGGCGTCTTCGTCGCGCGGCTCTCGGGAGGAAGGGTGCTCTTCTGGGGCGACTGGTGACCCGACAGCTCCTTCCTTCGCTTCGGCATGGTGATGTACTTCTCGGCCAGGTAGGCCGTCGGCGGCGGACGCTTGTACGGCCGGTTGCCGTAGCCTGCGAGAGCGTCCTTTAACCCTGAAGATTCGGCATCTTCCAGCGCTGCTTTTCCGTTCGTCACGACAGAGTAACCGACGTTGCTACGTGTCGATTGTGGCGTTTTCCCCACGTCACCTACAGGAAGTAACTCCGCTTTCACCTCGGAGGCTTTGGGATTTTCCGGCCTCTCGGACGCCGGTCGAGCGCCCTGATCGGCGTGTTTCTTCTCGCCGTCTTTCTTCTCGCCGTCTTTCTTCTCGCCGTCTTTCTTCTCGCCGTCTTTCTTCTCGCCGTTCTTGCGCTTCTCGCTTGCTCCGTTGGGGTCTGACTTTTTGGTGATGTGAGGGTTCTTGGATTCTCCCCTTTGCGTTACCTTCTGCGTGTTCTCTTCGGTGTCGTTTGAGCCGCTAGCTGTGGCAGCCGGGACGGAGGAAAGCGTTGCATCCGTTGCTCCTCCTTTTGCGTCCAGAGAGCAGTCGGCTGCTGCTCGAGCCGCAACCGGTTGGGCTCCAGATTTCGACTTGGCTTTCTCTTTCAGGGCAGATGTTTTGCTCGCGTCCTTCGGTCTTCCCTTTAGTTTCTTCTTGTCCTCGTTATTAATATCCTTGTGCTTCTTTTTCGTCTGGCCCGAGTCTAAAGAAGCCCTGTGACTattcttctctttccttccttctgttTTCACGAGGGATTTCTTTGATTTTTCTCCCATTGCCtcctgtgttttctctcctgaGGTGGTTCTCTCCTTTAAGCCGTGAGCCGGGGCAGCAGAGCCGAGAGGACATTTCTTCATGATTATCTTTGTGTTGGCGTCGCCATTTGCAACCTTGTGCTTCTTCGACTGGCTGCAGTCTGAAGAAGCGGTCGGACTTTCTTTCGAAGTGGAGCGTTTTTTCACTTTATGTAGTTTCTTAGCTGTTAAAGTGTGCGTGTCGTCTGCCGAGCTGGTGCCGATTGATTGGTTTAAACCGTTTGCCGTCATAACAGCTGTGGGGGggtcatttaaaatgtccttttgttGCACGTGATTGTTCTTCATCTGCTTGTTTACTGATTTCTTAGACTTTAATTTGTTAATCGACATGTCTGTAGTTTTGACGACATCTTTGACGTGCTCTTCTTCCCTCGAGCCGTCGCCAACATTTGAGCCCTCTGCGGCTTTAGGGGGGTTTGCGATCTGGCCCGTTTTTTCTGGGACAGTTTGATTGTTTTGTCCATCAGTAGTATTTTCATCGTGCACAGCTTCCTTTGACTTGGGGGGACGCCCTCTTCTTTTCGGACCTTTCGTGTTTCCTTTGACCTGCTTCTTTTTGAACTTGTGCCTCACTTTGATATTCAGTTTCAACAACGACGACGAGATGACTTTGTGACTTTTGGTTGCGTTCGTCACCTTTCTTAATGTTTGCCTTAATCTCAGATTGGGGCCGGCGGGCTGTGAGGAAGTGTCCTTGTTGGAGAGATTCTTCAGGACGTGTAAATCCTTGGTCTCGTTTCGCTCTTTCGACTCCTCTTTCAACGGGGATGCACCGACAACCGTGGGAAGAGGAGcttgtttttctgcatcttcTCCTCCTAATTTACAGTCGGCATTCACACTCTCGGTCTTGTTTGCAGCAGCGGTTGCATCTTTTGGCCGGTGACCCGGTTGTTTCTTTCCATTCGGCGCGTTCGTTGGTTCGTTTGCATTCTTGTCCGGTTTGGTGGGTTTGGAAGCATAGTGCTCTCTTTCATGAAGGTTCAGCGCCCAGAGGCAAATAAATAGCTGAGAACAACCGGGGACGCAGCACACCGCCTGCAGCGGGCTGTGCCTCCTGGCATGGCGTCTCATTTCTATTCCAGTTTTGAACCTGGACGTGCATCCCTGATGAGGGCAAGGATGCCGAGGAGAGAGTCTGTGTCTGTCAACGTGATGCTGAAAATGTTCGAAACTCCACATGACCCTCATGCAACTACTGCATTTGCCGTGTCCTACGCGGAATGCCACTTCCAAAGGTTGGACCTCGCCGTCGTGATCTTCGAGAGCGTGGTAAAGGAGTGCGACGCCTTTCTTCGACCGGTCTTTAAACCAGCTGCAACCCTCTACAGGACAGCAAACGTTCTCTTGTGGCTCCGCGTGTTTCTCCTCAACAACTTTCTCACGTTGTTTGGCGTCCGTCTTCCGGACCTGCGGTGATTCTGTCTTCTTGGAACAGCTGACCGCTGATGTTGCAGAGGAATCCATCTCTGCATCCTGGTTTTCCTGCAACCTGGAGGTTACTTCTCCATCTGTTGTTCTTTCTTGAGGGATCTCCTGCTGTGTCAGTGGCGGGTCAGCTTCCAAAGTCACGGTGTCCCTTTCCTGTACCTCAAGCCCTTTCTTTTTCCCAATATGCCCGTTTACCTTGTGAACTGGAGTTTGACTATCAAGGTGCTTTGAcacgttttgtttcttttcatccaCTGGCTTGTCATTGGATCTCAACTGTCTGGACCCAGATGGGCTTGAATGTGGAGTGCTCGTTGATTTAGGACAGTCTGTAGATGTCCTCGACCTCCCACTGCTCCGGCGCTCAGAAGACAGGTTTGTGGTCTTTGCTTTGACAGAGGTCTTACATGTGGAGATATCTTTGGTCTCTTGGACATTGTTACCTTCCAACTCTTTGAGCCTCTTCAGCTTTTCAATGTGGTCAGACAGGTGCATCATGGCCAGAAGATCATCTTTGAACATCGTCCCGCAGAACATGCACTCATCCTTACGATAATGGAACATAGCATGTTCTACAACACGACTTCCCTTAAAGACCTTGTTGCAGAAAGTACAACAGAACTCCAACTTGGATTCCTCCGATTCTGGGAGATCGCCGTCCTCAGGTGCTTCTGGATCAAACTCCTGagtttcctcctcctttccttggACATCAGCAACTAAAGAACAGGTGGAGGTAGTTTGTAATGTGCGAGGAACTTTGTAATCACTTCCAGATGTTGGCTCCTCGGACGTACCGTCCTCTGGAGCCGGCTGTTTGCGCTCAGGCTCAAGTTCAGTTAGCATTTCTGTTACCAATTTCAGAGCAGATATGTCATTCATACCGTCCTGATCAGTAGACGTAGAGCCCACTGTTCCTCCACTTGTGTCATTTTCCCAAGGCACGTGTCCTTTTGGGAATTTGGGGGAAACATCTGTAACGTCCAGCTCAGAGAGGCTGCTGGCAACGGCGGCGAGCACCTTTGGGCCGTCTGCTTTTGTTTGGACGACAGGATTTGTGCCAGTTTCAGCCTGAGAAGAGAGTGACTTCAGTTCTTGCCTCCCTGCTCTAAGAACAACTTGAGACTGTGTTGGATCAGTAGTTTTATCAAGAACTGCCATCTGATTGTTGACCAGAGGGGAAGTTTGCAAAACCTCAGCGGAAGTTGTGGTTTTTGAAGCTTTAGACACTTTATCTAAACCTGGGGGCGGAGTCACTTTAGTCGCCGTTGAGGCAATCGTGACCTTCATCTCAACAGCAGACTCGTCACAGTGCTCTCTTGCTGAAGCGATGACCTTATCCAACATTGGGGCTTCTGTAACCTCAGTCGCTGCCGATGTCTGTGACGCATTGGCGACTTTCATCTCAGCGGCAGACTTCTCGGAGAGCTCTCTCTCGGAAAATATCTTTCGAGAGACTGCTTTTGTCGTTTGAGCTTGAGGGATTTTTTCCAGCGGTGGGGATTGTGTAACGTCGGCTGCTTCTGGTGCGTGTTGGGTAATTCCGCCTTTAGTCTCGGCGGCAGGTTTGTCACAGAGCTCTCTCTCTGGATCTTTTGGAGGACTTCCTTGCACCGAGGAGCGTGTGATTGTTGAAACCGAGCCCTGAATATTGGGCCTGGTGCCTTTCCCTTTCGGCCGCCGAGCGTAACAGTGCAACTGCTGTGCAAACATGGCCGCATCCCGCGCTCTCAGGATCACTTCTTTGCGGTGCACGGTCTTCGCAGGTTCGGACGTGGAGGGAACCTTCACTGTCGGTCTGTAGAAAAGCACTTGAGGGAAACCCCTCTGTCGGTTGCAGGTGTCCTCATTAAACGTTCCCAGCAGTTCATTGTCTGGTAGGGAGAGCTCAAGGATTACTTGAGGAAGGGTAGCTGGTTTGAGGGGCTCAAATGTAAACCCCTTCTGGTGCTTGCTGCTATTCTGTCTTGCCATTAAATGACGGTTTACTAAAGGTTTGTGTTTGGCATTGTTCTCGAACTCGACAGTTTCTGACCCCTTTACGACATTGGATCCATGGTGCTTTTGATGTTTCAACCCATGCTTTTTGATCTTTGAAAGAACGTTATTCCTTCCAAGATTTCCTGAGTCTTCAAGAAGCCACCTGGGTTGTCTAATCCTCCGTTTTGGTGGGTTCTTCTCCGAGAGTCTTGTAGTGCGTCGAAGATCTCCAAACCCAACAGCTACATTGTCCTGCAGTCTGTCTAGCTGCCAAAACGAACGCCTCAAAGGTTCAGGTGACGATGACGGTTGGCTGCCTTTCTTCTTTCCGGCGTGGTCAACATCAAGCCGTGTTTTCCCTGGGCTCGCCTTTAATCTCTTGGATGCAGTGTCAATGTCGTGACGTCCGTCCTCTTTATGGTCCCGCTTTTTAGCTGCTGCCCCCTTACTTCCTTTCTGAAATGCCGATGAGCTTGATCGCGAAAAAGGTTCTTTGGCGCAATAGCTCAGGATCCATTCGTCCTCCATGATCTCCTCGAGGTCACCACTAACCACCTTCTCGCTCATCAGCTTCAAACAGTTGGTCCGCAAAGCAATGAGGTTCCAAAACTCTGGGTCAAAGTACAGGTCCTTCTTCAAGACCTGAGGAGagatagaaaagaaaatgttttggtACCGCAATATGGATTAATGACAAGCGACAATGCTCGTCTTAAATGCCACGATGCATTTTTACAGGTTGTTTAAGAGGTGCGCTACCTGCAGGGTTTCAAAGCGAACATGATTTCGGATGGGGCTGTACTCCACGTGGTACTCCTGATCGGGATGCATGTAAAGAAGGTACACCAACTTGTAGGTCTCAACAGTGCGTTCGAGGAAGAAGATCAGAAGAGCGCACGCCCGGAAAACCTCCAGGTCATTGGGGAGCAGGCTGGTGATGGTTTTGTAGATTAGGGACTtggtgatgacatcacagggaAGGCAAGACCCCAGGGCATTAGCACAAAGCTCCACACAGAACTGGATACCATCTTCACCCAGCTAGTGAGATACAAACAAAAGATTGAATATCAATTCAATGCATCTAAACCAATCAACTCaaattgataaaaaataaatatgc encodes the following:
- the LOC117742370 gene encoding uncharacterized protein LOC117742370 isoform X2; translation: MYVLSGGCYEQRWTGSMAEEGCVYESEGLEEQLGSLLSRYSSGETRADSKPFCSDFRKLVEEYASRWQVPLPQLRILEIALRYFARASTFFTLNCDHVRHTLSSLALSVFELLLFFDHKDFCQEPLNRFTVAFQECYSVLARHQNVHLLQVERLVRGGGPWAGPALQAILSESSLPQSEVDGCISSELPVFFELRVRYLLSCERVSEAMALAGCCARHPPAGQHLFFLQVYLTWLFKTSQQDRLHKEVAEFNGKDAIHIICSLECEEKDELLLALSRAFLSQQLRRGDMYHLCDLVFIWSKLHSRLNTSKQALLEESHQLMLSATNVNSIFPFIRALLEELGEDGIQFCVELCANALGSCLPCDVITKSLIYKTITSLLPNDLEVFRACALLIFFLERTVETYKLVYLLYMHPDQEYHVEYSPIRNHVRFETLQVLKKDLYFDPEFWNLIALRTNCLKLMSEKVVSGDLEEIMEDEWILSYCAKEPFSRSSSSAFQKGSKGAAAKKRDHKEDGRHDIDTASKRLKASPGKTRLDVDHAGKKKGSQPSSSPEPLRRSFWQLDRLQDNVAVGFGDLRRTTRLSEKNPPKRRIRQPRWLLEDSGNLGRNNVLSKIKKHGLKHQKHHGSNVVKGSETVEFENNAKHKPLVNRHLMARQNSSKHQKGFTFEPLKPATLPQVILELSLPDNELLGTFNEDTCNRQRGFPQVLFYRPTVKVPSTSEPAKTVHRKEVILRARDAAMFAQQLHCYARRPKGKGTRPNIQGSVSTITRSSVQGSPPKDPERELCDKPAAETKGGITQHAPEAADVTQSPPLEKIPQAQTTKAVSRKIFSERELSEKSAAEMKVANASQTSAATEVTEAPMLDKVIASAREHCDESAVEMKVTIASTATKVTPPPGLDKVSKASKTTTSAEVLQTSPLVNNQMAVLDKTTDPTQSQVVLRAGRQELKSLSSQAETGTNPVVQTKADGPKVLAAVASSLSELDVTDVSPKFPKGHVPWENDTSGGTVGSTSTDQDGMNDISALKLVTEMLTELEPERKQPAPEDGTSEEPTSGSDYKVPRTLQTTSTCSLVADVQGKEEETQEFDPEAPEDGDLPESEESKLEFCCTFCNKVFKGSRVVEHAMFHYRKDECMFCGTMFKDDLLAMMHLSDHIEKLKRLKELEGNNVQETKDISTCKTSVKAKTTNLSSERRSSGRSRTSTDCPKSTSTPHSSPSGSRQLRSNDKPVDEKKQNVSKHLDSQTPVHKVNGHIGKKKGLEVQERDTVTLEADPPLTQQEIPQERTTDGEVTSRLQENQDAEMDSSATSAVSCSKKTESPQVRKTDAKQREKVVEEKHAEPQENVCCPVEGCSWFKDRSKKGVALLYHALEDHDGEVQPLEVAFRVGHGKCSSCMRVMWSFEHFQHHVDRHRLSPRHPCPHQGCTSRFKTGIEMRRHARRHSPLQAVCCVPGCSQLFICLWALNLHEREHYASKPTKPDKNANEPTNAPNGKKQPGHRPKDATAAANKTESVNADCKLGGEDAEKQAPLPTVVGASPLKEESKERNETKDLHVLKNLSNKDTSSQPAGPNLRLRQTLRKVTNATKSHKVISSSLLKLNIKVRHKFKKKQVKGNTKGPKRRGRPPKSKEAVHDENTTDGQNNQTVPEKTGQIANPPKAAEGSNVGDGSREEEHVKDVVKTTDMSINKLKSKKSVNKQMKNNHVQQKDILNDPPTAVMTANGLNQSIGTSSADDTHTLTAKKLHKVKKRSTSKESPTASSDCSQSKKHKVANGDANTKIIMKKCPLGSAAPAHGLKERTTSGEKTQEAMGEKSKKSLVKTEGRKEKNSHRASLDSGQTKKKHKDINNEDKKKLKGRPKDASKTSALKEKAKSKSGAQPVAARAAADCSLDAKGGATDATLSSVPAATASGSNDTEENTQKVTQRGESKNPHITKKSDPNGASEKRKNGEKKDGEKKDGEKKHADQGARPASERPENPKASEVKAELLPVGDVGKTPQSTRSNVGYSVVTNGKAALEDAESSGLKDALAGYGNRPYKRPPPTAYLAEKYITMPKRRKELSGHQSPQKSTLPPESRATKTPQRRRCANCFATFNSAEELQSHHQLQKCSNLFGFDSDDEGDSLTGPIKSK